TAACCCCCGAAGACATTGAGCTTGGCGACGAGGTGCCTGCAGGGCAGTTCTTCATTGAAACCAACGCTGGGCTGGCCGGAAGCAACATTGAAGACGGGGATACCACAAACGGCTTTGCCTTTGGGTTTGGCCCGGGTTACTCCCTGTTCCTCAACGAAAATGTGGCGCTCGATGCAAGCCTGAAGTACAGCGGCCTTGCCGGTGGTGGTAACGACAACTACACCCACTCCCTTGGCATTAACCTGGGGGTACAGATCTTCCTTTCAAAAAATGAAGCCGAAGATACTGTAGAGCAGTTCTAGGTTTATTTCAAACTAACCAGCTTAAAAAAAGGCTTTTTTGGGTACCCTCTCAAAAAGGCCTTTTTTGATGGTTATTTTTAAAAGGAAAATGAGCTGAAGCGCTAAGGATTGAGCGGTTGTTGGAGCTCTCCCTAAGCCCGGGGCTTAGGGAAGCGACCCGCGAAAGCCAGACGGTACGACCGGCAGGGAGAACCGGAGCGCCCAAATTATTCTTAAAACTGAGATAAAGCGGCTGATTTAAAACAAATTTTATACATTTGCTGCTGATAAATCACAGGGAAAAATTTGACTGATTGCAACCCTCTAAAATGCTAAAGCAGTGACAACTTCTCTAGCGCTTCCTGTCAAATTTTTTCTGAATTTAACTCATAAAAAATAAAGAAGCATGCCATATTTATTTACTTCAGAAAGTGTTTCTGAAGGCCACCCCGATAAAGTTGCCGACCAGATTAGCGATACCTTACTTGACAATTTTCTCGCTTTTGACCCCGAATCTAAAGTTGCCTGCGAAACCCTTGTTACCACCGGGCAGGTGGTGCTTGCGGGTGAGGTAAAGAGCGACACCTACCTGGATGTGCAGTCTATTGCCCGCGATGTGATCAACGATATTGGTTACACCAAAGGGGCCTATAAATTTAGCGGGGACTCCTGCGGGGTGATTTCTTTGATCCACGAGCAATCCCAGGACATAAGCCAGGGCGTTGACCGCGGAAACAAGGAAGAACAGGGCGCGGGCGACCAGGGAATGATGTTTGGTTACGCCACTAAAGAAACTTCTAACTACATGCCGCTGGCCCTGGATATTTCCCATAAGATCTTAATCGAGCTGGCAAAACTGCGACGCGAAAATGACGACATCACTTACCTGCGGCCCGATTCAAAGAGCCAGGTAACCATAGAATACAGTGACGACAACGTGCCACAGCGCATTGTGTCTATCGTGGTCTCTACCCAGCACGACGAATTTGATGAAGATGACCAGCGAATGCTGGAGAAGATAAAAAAGGATATTATCGAGATCCTTATTCCGAGGGTGATCGAACAGCTTCCAGAGTACGTTCAAAAGCTGTTTAACGACAAGATCAAATACCACATCAACCCTACCGGAAAATTTGTTATTGGCGGGCCTCACGGAGATACCGGCCTTACCGGAAGAAAGATTATCGTAGATACTTACGGCGGAAAAGGTGCTCACGGCGGGGGCGCATTCTCGGGGAAAGACCCAAGTAAAGTAGACCGTTCAGCGGCTTATGCGGCAAGGCACATCGCCAAAAACCTAGTGGCTGCAGGAGTGGCCGATGAGG
This Salinimicrobium tongyeongense DNA region includes the following protein-coding sequences:
- the metK gene encoding methionine adenosyltransferase translates to MPYLFTSESVSEGHPDKVADQISDTLLDNFLAFDPESKVACETLVTTGQVVLAGEVKSDTYLDVQSIARDVINDIGYTKGAYKFSGDSCGVISLIHEQSQDISQGVDRGNKEEQGAGDQGMMFGYATKETSNYMPLALDISHKILIELAKLRRENDDITYLRPDSKSQVTIEYSDDNVPQRIVSIVVSTQHDEFDEDDQRMLEKIKKDIIEILIPRVIEQLPEYVQKLFNDKIKYHINPTGKFVIGGPHGDTGLTGRKIIVDTYGGKGAHGGGAFSGKDPSKVDRSAAYAARHIAKNLVAAGVADEVLIQVSYAIGVVEPTSLLVETYGTKKVDISNGEIAEKVLEIFDMRPAAIEDRLGLRNPIYRETAAYGHFGKEPRKERKIFKSPYNGEKTIEVNLFTWEELDMVDKVKEAFKI